From Argopecten irradians isolate NY chromosome 2, Ai_NY, whole genome shotgun sequence, the proteins below share one genomic window:
- the LOC138314291 gene encoding dnaJ homolog subfamily C member 1-like isoform X1 → MLQDCTSNDIRRAYRRLSLQLHPDKNKEEDAEVKFRQLVAVYETLKDEDKRKRYELVLENGLPDWRQPVFYYRRVRKLGMLELLAFMCGILTLGQYLVLWSVFLEKKFSMEEDHETRRKKIEKKLRKNKQELEDQFDELKDEMDSLPRPKVSDLWPIKLTKWTVQSVLDLPNTIRETTKALKEWLQKRNAVVTDEGEGDEEEEEDTARKARKKARPDFVDIVPVLCTDAAPVVYTEMSQTSSAEDTAAESVRAGDWTDEELAQLSKAMTKYPGGTINRWEKVASVVNRTVPEVISKSKTLKTSYINKLDSSLQSGGLKGGKKTQVVTEEMISHKSDYEGTVTEDLNGDVRTGDVRRRHKPKPKKTAERTLLAAAETQPESKQGEITKPKIVQPNKQFNSETTSENSVTSNSTGDGDQWNKNQQTILEWNLRQYPKGTDQRWEKIAQQIPGKTKEDCIIRYKYLADLVKKKKELSQKQSDTS, encoded by the exons ATGTTACAGGATTGTACAAGTAATGATATTCGCAGGGCCTATAGAAGACTATCCCTACAGCTTCACCCTGATAAAAACAAAGAAGAGGATGCTGAAGTCAAATTCCGAcag CTTGTAGCAGTTTATGAAACACTCAAAGATGAAGATAAAAGAAAGCG GTATGAACTTGTACTGGAGAATGGCTTACCAGATTGGAGACAGCCTGTATTCTACTATAGAAGAGTACGGAAGCTGGGAATGCTGGAGTTACTGGCCTTTATGTGTGGCATCTTGACTCTTGGACAATATCTTGTTCTTTGGTCTGTTTTCCTTGAGAAAAAATTCTCTATG GAAGAAGATCATGAAACTCGTAGAAAAAAGATTGAAAAGAAATTGAGGAAAAACAAACAGGAACTTGAGGATCAGTTTGATGAGTTAAAAGATGAGATGGATTCCTTACCCAGACCAAAAGTCTCTGACCTCTGGCCAATCAAACTGACCAAATGGACTGTCCAGTCTGTTTTAGACCTCCCAAACACAATAAGGGAGACAACCAAAGCTTTAAAAGAATGGCTGCAGAAACGAAATGCTGTTGTCACAGATGAAGGAGAGGGggatgaggaggaggaagaaG ATACTGCTAGAAAAGCCAGAAAGAAAGCTCGTCCAGATTTTGTGGATATTGTGCCTGTGTTGTGTACAGACGCCGCTCCTGTGGTCTACACGGAGATGTCCCAGACGAGCTCAGCAGAGGACACAGCAGCTGAATCTGTCCGG GCTGGTGATTGGACGGATGAGGAGCTGGCCCAGCTTTCTAAAGCTATGACCAAGTATCCAGGTGGTACGATCAACAGATGGGAGAAGGTAGCCAGTGTAGTTAACAGGACCGTACCAGAG GTGATTTCCAAATCAAAGACCCTAAAGACGTCTTATATTAACAAGCTGGATTCATCTTTACaga GTGGAGGGTTAAAGGGAGGTAAAAAGACACAAGTAGTTACAGAAGAGATGATATCGCATAAATCAGATTACGAAGGAACGGTGACAGAAGATTTAAATGGTGATGTTAGGACTGGGGATGTACGCAGACGTCACAAGCCCAAACCAAAGAAGACAGCAGAAAGGACGCTATTAGCTGCTGCCGAAACTCAACCCGAGAGCAaacagggggagataactaaGCCAAAAATAGTTCAGCCAAATAAGCAATTTAATTCTGAAACAACTAGTGAAAATTCAGTGACTTCAAACAGTACAGGTGATGGAGATCAATGGAATAAAAACCAACAGACAATTTTAGAGTGGAATTTACGACAGTACCCCAAGGGCACTGATCAAAGATGGGAAAAAATCGCTCAGCAAATTCCTGGAAAAACAAAG GAGGACTGTATAATACGATACAAATATTTAGCTGATCTAGTCAAGAAGAAGAAAGAGTTATCACAAAAACAATCGGACACCAGCTGA
- the LOC138314291 gene encoding dnaJ homolog subfamily C member 1-like isoform X2 — protein sequence MAPTGGFLTWILLSLNIAVSLCWDNEDLELFDLVEEVNQNFYDVLGLQKDCTSNDIRRAYRRLSLQLHPDKNKEEDAEVKFRQLVAVYETLKDEDKRKRYELVLENGLPDWRQPVFYYRRVRKLGMLELLAFMCGILTLGQYLVLWSVFLEKKFSMEEDHETRRKKIEKKLRKNKQELEDQFDELKDEMDSLPRPKVSDLWPIKLTKWTVQSVLDLPNTIRETTKALKEWLQKRNAVVTDEGEGDEEEEEDTARKARKKARPDFVDIVPVLCTDAAPVVYTEMSQTSSAEDTAAESVRAGDWTDEELAQLSKAMTKYPGGTINRWEKVASVVNRTVPEVISKSKTLKTSYINKLDSSLQSGGLKGGKKTQVVTEEMISHKSDYEGTVTEDLNGDVRTGDVRRRHKPKPKKTAERTLLAAAETQPESKQGEITKPKIVQPNKQFNSETTSENSVTSNSTGDGDQWNKNQQTILEWNLRQYPKGTDQRWEKIAQQIPGKTKEDCIIRYKYLADLVKKKKELSQKQSDTS from the exons GATTGTACAAGTAATGATATTCGCAGGGCCTATAGAAGACTATCCCTACAGCTTCACCCTGATAAAAACAAAGAAGAGGATGCTGAAGTCAAATTCCGAcag CTTGTAGCAGTTTATGAAACACTCAAAGATGAAGATAAAAGAAAGCG GTATGAACTTGTACTGGAGAATGGCTTACCAGATTGGAGACAGCCTGTATTCTACTATAGAAGAGTACGGAAGCTGGGAATGCTGGAGTTACTGGCCTTTATGTGTGGCATCTTGACTCTTGGACAATATCTTGTTCTTTGGTCTGTTTTCCTTGAGAAAAAATTCTCTATG GAAGAAGATCATGAAACTCGTAGAAAAAAGATTGAAAAGAAATTGAGGAAAAACAAACAGGAACTTGAGGATCAGTTTGATGAGTTAAAAGATGAGATGGATTCCTTACCCAGACCAAAAGTCTCTGACCTCTGGCCAATCAAACTGACCAAATGGACTGTCCAGTCTGTTTTAGACCTCCCAAACACAATAAGGGAGACAACCAAAGCTTTAAAAGAATGGCTGCAGAAACGAAATGCTGTTGTCACAGATGAAGGAGAGGGggatgaggaggaggaagaaG ATACTGCTAGAAAAGCCAGAAAGAAAGCTCGTCCAGATTTTGTGGATATTGTGCCTGTGTTGTGTACAGACGCCGCTCCTGTGGTCTACACGGAGATGTCCCAGACGAGCTCAGCAGAGGACACAGCAGCTGAATCTGTCCGG GCTGGTGATTGGACGGATGAGGAGCTGGCCCAGCTTTCTAAAGCTATGACCAAGTATCCAGGTGGTACGATCAACAGATGGGAGAAGGTAGCCAGTGTAGTTAACAGGACCGTACCAGAG GTGATTTCCAAATCAAAGACCCTAAAGACGTCTTATATTAACAAGCTGGATTCATCTTTACaga GTGGAGGGTTAAAGGGAGGTAAAAAGACACAAGTAGTTACAGAAGAGATGATATCGCATAAATCAGATTACGAAGGAACGGTGACAGAAGATTTAAATGGTGATGTTAGGACTGGGGATGTACGCAGACGTCACAAGCCCAAACCAAAGAAGACAGCAGAAAGGACGCTATTAGCTGCTGCCGAAACTCAACCCGAGAGCAaacagggggagataactaaGCCAAAAATAGTTCAGCCAAATAAGCAATTTAATTCTGAAACAACTAGTGAAAATTCAGTGACTTCAAACAGTACAGGTGATGGAGATCAATGGAATAAAAACCAACAGACAATTTTAGAGTGGAATTTACGACAGTACCCCAAGGGCACTGATCAAAGATGGGAAAAAATCGCTCAGCAAATTCCTGGAAAAACAAAG GAGGACTGTATAATACGATACAAATATTTAGCTGATCTAGTCAAGAAGAAGAAAGAGTTATCACAAAAACAATCGGACACCAGCTGA